The genomic region CCACTATCTCAACCTTACTCTTTTGAGCTTTGGCATAGACATCTACTTTGCCATTATCGCCAGTGAACTTCATTGCGTTATTCAAGAGATTACGCACCAATATTTTCAATAGATCCGCATCTACTCTGGCATACATCTCCTCGGTCTGGGGTGAAAAACTCAGTTTGATCTTTTTCTGAAGGGCCATAGGCTGATATATTTCCATTACAGAATTAAGGATTGGCACGATGTTCTGCATTCCGATACTGGTGTGGAAGCTCATGTTCTGTCGTTGTAAGCGAATCCCATCCAGCATTTCATTGATTAGCTTCACGATGCTGTCACTGCTTCGCTTCATGCTTTGCAATATTTCGTCATGTTCCTCGGGGGGAAAATCGCCGCTATTTATCATAGCCAGCATTCTGCTAAAATTAGTTATTGGAGCCCGCACATCGTGGCTAATCACAGATATCAGCCAATTTAACACTTCCACGTTTTCTGCCAGGCTCTTGTTGACTACTTTCAATTCTCTTGTGGATGCGCTGATGATGCTGTTCTTGGTCTTGAGCTCGTTATTTTGCTCCAAATACTTCCGCGCTTGTTCTTCGATCTTGCCCCGGTAATATTCTGCTTCCTTTTTGCTTATCGTTGTCTTAAGCAGGCTATCAAGTTTGTTTTCCAGAATACTGTTGTTCTTTTCAGAGTATTCAAAAGCCTTCTGATGATCTCCCATCGCCGCATATACCTTGGCATACATAGATGTGATCTTTGAGTAGTTTTGCATCACATTCAAGGCATTTTCGATCTCTGATGCTTCCTCTAGTTTTGCCAGGCTCTCAGGCAGATCGCCCATCTTGTAATACAGCGATGCCTGATTTATCAAACAATTCGCGAGAGCTGAGTCACGTCGTAGCTTCTGATACCATTGCTCCCCCATTTTATAATACTTCAGAGCTTCTTCCAGATTACCGGAAGCCTCGTAAATAAAGCCAATATTGTTGTAACTGATACCCAAACTTTCTTCAGGGAGATGCACCTTGCGCAGATTTAAAGCGTCAAAAGCATATTCTAAAGCTTTATTATATTCCTTTAGTTCCACGTAAGCCAAGGCGATATTTCCCAAGGTCTCAAACTCCCGCCTTACGCTTTTGAATTTTCTGCTCAAATCGAGCGTTTCCATCCAATACTTCATGGCTTTCTTAGGATCTCCCATCTTCTCATAAGACGCCCCAAGGTTTAGCAGCGGTTCCATCCTACGCTCCGGCATGCCATGCTTATCTGCCAATTCCATTGCTTGATACGCATAGTGAATGCAGTCATGATACTCTCCGATAATGCCATATGCTACACAGATATTATTGTACAGGTTCAGCTTCATATCTATGTCTTTCTCGTCCTCCAGCAGACCGTGCCACATATCCAGAGCTTCTCGATACAGATCTTGCATGGCAAGCGTGATGGCAAGGTTGGCTTTAGCCTTCCTGATATAACGTGTAAACACTTGAGCTTCGGGTGAATTGAGGATCGCCTTCAGATACTCGGCAGATTTCTTCACTTCTGCATTACGACCGTGAACCTCGCCAAGCTTCATCATCAATGAATACTTCAATTCGAGATCAGAGGAAAAATCGTATTTCTTCAGATATTCCTTGATCTTTACCATGGCCTTTTCCGCCTCAACATTATGCATCTCCACCAAGTTATCCCGCATGTCTACAAGGGCTTTCCGGTCATGGTCAGTCAGTTGGATAAAGTCTTTTTTCTTCATTACTAAGATATTAATCTCCGAAAAATATTTGTCACTACTTATTGTTCAACATTTTTTATGCCGTATTTATGTAAACTCCAAAATGCCGAA from Candidatus Cloacimonadota bacterium harbors:
- a CDS encoding tetratricopeptide repeat-containing sensor histidine kinase gives rise to the protein MKKKDFIQLTDHDRKALVDMRDNLVEMHNVEAEKAMVKIKEYLKKYDFSSDLELKYSLMMKLGEVHGRNAEVKKSAEYLKAILNSPEAQVFTRYIRKAKANLAITLAMQDLYREALDMWHGLLEDEKDIDMKLNLYNNICVAYGIIGEYHDCIHYAYQAMELADKHGMPERRMEPLLNLGASYEKMGDPKKAMKYWMETLDLSRKFKSVRREFETLGNIALAYVELKEYNKALEYAFDALNLRKVHLPEESLGISYNNIGFIYEASGNLEEALKYYKMGEQWYQKLRRDSALANCLINQASLYYKMGDLPESLAKLEEASEIENALNVMQNYSKITSMYAKVYAAMGDHQKAFEYSEKNNSILENKLDSLLKTTISKKEAEYYRGKIEEQARKYLEQNNELKTKNSIISASTRELKVVNKSLAENVEVLNWLISVISHDVRAPITNFSRMLAMINSGDFPPEEHDEILQSMKRSSDSIVKLINEMLDGIRLQRQNMSFHTSIGMQNIVPILNSVMEIYQPMALQKKIKLSFSPQTEEMYARVDADLLKILVRNLLNNAMKFTGDNGKVDVYAKAQKSKVEIVVEDNGIGMDATALKDLRKGQGIARSKLDGSVGLGLVLCRDSLKKMKGSIKIDSTQGKGTRVSILLPAK